A window of Bacteroidota bacterium genomic DNA:
TGCTGCAGAAACCCGAGAATCTCCTTTTTGTCCGTCAGCTCAAACATCTTAAACATAAGGAAATGGACTGGAGTGTAATCAGTTAAAGAAATTGGATTGGATAGATGAAATCCAATAATGTCTGATATTTTTTATATCTGATTTTTTGCCAATGTTTTTGGCATGCTTTTTAACCCGGAGGTAACAATTACATTATAGCTCATCTAAAAATTCTCTTGCTTATTGTAATTTTATTTTACCTTTTCTATGTAATTCGACTTCATTTAAAGCATCAACAAACTCCTTTTGTTTTGAAGAAAGCCTTTTCACATTTTTAAACCCCAGGTTTCTTGCAAGTTCCATAAAAAGTTTATTTTGTTGTCCGGTATATCAAGTACTACTTTTTGCATAATCAATTATTTTTAGCTGAGATAAACCTGGCCTGTTTTAAATCTATTAAAATCAATACTTACCAACCATATTAAAGATTTTAACTTTGTGACCTAATCTGGTTTTCAATATCTATTAGCTATTACAAAATAACTAATAAAAAAGATTAAATGAAAATGGTAAAATACTGCTGCAATAGATTCACTTGTTAAATATATTGAAGGATGAAAGTTTTGAAATTCACCACTTCAGCTAAAATTACATGCAGTTCTATATTTCTTTCGTTTGTGAATCCTTCCGTTTTTTTTATTTTTGAGCATAAATTGAGAATTAACCAAAATGCGAAAATCATACAACCAGATTATAGCCGAGAATCTTGGCATACGCCTGCAACAGGTGGAAAATACCGTTAAATTACTCTCAGACGGCGCCACGGTGCCTTTTATCAGCCGTTATCGCAAGGAGCTGACAGGAAGCCTTGATGAAGTGCAGATAGGATCCGTTAAAGAACAG
This region includes:
- a CDS encoding Tex-like N-terminal domain-containing protein, with product MRKSYNQIIAENLGIRLQQVENTVKLLSDGATVPFISRYRKELTGSLDEVQIGSVKEQ